From Haloarcula hispanica ATCC 33960, the proteins below share one genomic window:
- a CDS encoding PP2C family protein-serine/threonine phosphatase produces MRYSTNYDIGERKRGQGINEDSVSLTVFEEGHRDGYRGQDRPQSKEPVTADGDETADVTDETAGTETAADTADDTDAADTDEGASADTEGNGRPMNRSAGVFVVADGAGGHDAGDIASYITTTIVAEHLAPVAIRTARSYPGGFDVDVARDVLPDPPGEQELETAVAEAITAAHREIIRYANETGTQSYTTVVAGIYADGKLHYGWVGDSRAYVVNSARETISPLTRDHAVVQEWVDNDEIDPVEAHVHPNGNEITRALGGSGYEDPDEATVGVDTRTVRLYAEDTVLATSDGLIDAQTDAPELYEEYVDSDHADSVAERIREAAVTDDEIRDVVLDAASLDAASREFVSLANDRGGKDNISVLLFADSALPETPESGGMPVRDIDPDLDISERDTVIMTDE; encoded by the coding sequence ATGAGATACAGCACGAACTACGACATCGGCGAGCGGAAGCGAGGACAGGGCATCAACGAGGACAGCGTCTCGCTGACGGTGTTCGAGGAGGGGCATCGGGACGGCTACCGCGGGCAAGACAGACCACAGTCGAAGGAGCCGGTCACAGCAGACGGCGACGAGACGGCGGATGTGACAGACGAGACAGCCGGTACTGAGACGGCGGCCGATACCGCTGACGACACGGACGCAGCGGACACTGATGAAGGGGCTTCAGCTGACACTGAGGGCAACGGGAGACCGATGAACCGTTCGGCCGGCGTGTTCGTGGTGGCCGACGGTGCCGGCGGACACGACGCCGGAGACATTGCGTCGTACATTACGACGACTATCGTGGCTGAACACCTCGCCCCCGTGGCGATTCGAACGGCCCGGAGTTATCCCGGCGGGTTCGACGTCGATGTCGCCCGCGATGTCCTCCCGGACCCGCCCGGCGAACAGGAACTCGAAACTGCCGTGGCGGAGGCGATTACGGCGGCCCACCGCGAGATCATCCGGTACGCAAACGAGACCGGGACCCAATCCTACACGACGGTCGTTGCAGGCATCTACGCCGACGGCAAACTCCACTACGGCTGGGTCGGTGATAGCCGGGCTTACGTCGTCAACAGCGCCCGTGAGACGATTTCACCGCTGACCAGAGACCACGCCGTCGTTCAGGAGTGGGTCGACAACGACGAAATCGACCCGGTCGAGGCACACGTCCACCCGAACGGCAACGAGATCACACGCGCGCTGGGCGGGTCCGGCTACGAGGACCCCGACGAGGCGACTGTCGGGGTGGACACGCGGACGGTCAGGCTGTACGCGGAGGACACGGTGTTGGCGACCAGCGACGGACTCATCGACGCACAGACCGACGCGCCGGAACTGTACGAGGAGTACGTCGATTCGGACCACGCCGATTCAGTGGCCGAGCGTATCCGCGAAGCGGCCGTCACCGACGACGAGATCCGTGACGTGGTCCTCGATGCAGCGTCCCTCGACGCGGCGAGTCGGGAGTTCGTGTCACTGGCAAACGACCGCGGGGGGAAGGACAACATCTCCGTGCTCCTGTTTGCCGACAGTGCGCTTCCGGAAACACCGGAAAGCGGCGGGATGCCAGTTCGAGATATCGACCCTGATCTCGACATTTCCGAACGGGATACCGTTATTATGACAGACGAATAG
- a CDS encoding serine/threonine protein kinase — translation MNWEPESGDVIAGQYELEEFLGKGGFAKAFRARDTETGEAVAVKYPNYTESQNDPDIIEEYFKKEVGSLERIRRAGGHENVMDYYDQVTERDVPFLVVQLIVDGIELDEVIDQHGPIDDSEQVRQIGIDLCDAMGFLHENEIVYRDLKPENVMLTPDITPTLIDFNTATGFDATEDPSSGNTGTTILGPFKPREVAEASRTDVRQGPWSDVYSIGKILLFLLKGSVPKKDGVNPQAFGADCDDYLAEIVERATQSHYRDRYRNATVLKEVLERRDPTPPATASVTYIQADRQFTVEPGDTIGRQGASGPPASITIEDPQGEYISSVQVQFDIEDGEWSLHDRSLNGTFVQKGAGWQRVLSEPGRNRLRSEGEDPTDRHGNVPPESVTLTDGDLVSLVHPTYGVTFEFHPEES, via the coding sequence ATGAACTGGGAACCTGAGAGCGGTGATGTCATCGCCGGCCAGTACGAACTCGAGGAGTTCCTCGGCAAGGGAGGGTTCGCGAAGGCGTTCCGCGCCAGAGACACCGAGACGGGTGAGGCGGTCGCTGTGAAGTACCCCAACTACACCGAATCCCAGAACGACCCCGACATCATCGAGGAGTACTTCAAAAAGGAGGTCGGATCACTGGAACGCATCCGCCGGGCCGGCGGTCACGAGAACGTGATGGACTACTACGATCAGGTCACGGAGCGTGACGTTCCGTTTCTGGTCGTCCAGCTGATCGTCGACGGGATCGAACTCGACGAAGTCATCGACCAGCACGGCCCAATCGACGACAGCGAGCAGGTCCGACAGATCGGCATCGACCTCTGTGACGCGATGGGGTTTCTCCACGAGAACGAGATCGTCTACCGGGACCTGAAACCGGAGAACGTGATGCTCACGCCCGATATCACGCCCACGCTGATCGATTTCAATACGGCGACGGGGTTCGATGCCACCGAGGATCCGTCCTCCGGCAACACCGGGACGACGATTCTGGGGCCGTTCAAGCCCCGCGAAGTCGCCGAGGCCAGCCGAACCGACGTTCGGCAGGGGCCGTGGTCGGACGTGTATTCTATCGGGAAGATACTCCTATTCTTGCTCAAGGGGAGCGTCCCGAAGAAAGACGGGGTGAACCCGCAAGCGTTCGGGGCCGACTGCGACGATTATCTGGCCGAAATCGTCGAACGGGCCACGCAGTCACATTACCGCGACCGATACCGGAACGCGACGGTCCTCAAAGAGGTCCTCGAACGGCGCGATCCAACGCCGCCCGCGACGGCGTCAGTGACGTACATTCAAGCGGACAGGCAGTTCACCGTCGAACCGGGCGACACTATCGGGCGACAGGGCGCGAGCGGTCCCCCGGCATCGATAACAATCGAAGACCCGCAGGGGGAGTACATCTCCTCGGTGCAGGTACAGTTCGATATCGAGGACGGCGAGTGGTCCCTCCACGACCGGAGCCTCAACGGGACGTTCGTCCAGAAGGGGGCCGGTTGGCAGCGGGTCCTCTCCGAACCCGGACGCAACCGTCTGCGCTCCGAGGGCGAGGACCCGACCGACAGACACGGCAACGTTCCACCCGAGTCGGTGACACTCACCGACGGCGACCTGGTGTCGCTGGTCCATCCGACCTACGGGGTCACGTTCGAGTTCCATCCGGAGGAGTCATGA
- a CDS encoding vWA domain-containing protein, whose product MTATVVSEVNRPYVPTGGAKLTAEIEVEPGRLEEPPTRQIALCIDASGSMAGEDIEQARAGAEWVFGLLDEDDYISIIAFDNEVTTVLAPTRWGTISRETAVDAVADISAGGGTDMYSGLLEAKASLQDLPTDDNTARRVLLLSDGKDNSHDPEAFGTLAHEIDTEGIRIKAAGIGSDYREETIRTLGTVARGEWTHLDAAGDIESFFGDAVEEAGTVVAPDARLELDVADGVEVSEVYRSLPQTQSVDPNWEDNAAVVPLPDLLERETQRVVLKIHAPANDPQDAVSVADVTLHAGGETTRESITVDYTDDEAKLAAHNEQVDVDHRQTVIKTELGKGNVAEAQTQLERMTRIHGEDTEAVQTAERETRIVMEGGRKEQNKATKIVTDEGIQK is encoded by the coding sequence ATGACCGCTACTGTCGTGAGCGAGGTCAACCGACCCTACGTGCCGACGGGCGGGGCGAAACTGACCGCTGAAATCGAAGTCGAGCCCGGACGGTTGGAGGAGCCACCCACGCGACAGATTGCTCTCTGTATCGACGCGAGTGGATCGATGGCCGGCGAAGACATCGAACAGGCCCGCGCTGGCGCTGAATGGGTGTTCGGGCTACTCGACGAGGACGATTACATCTCGATCATCGCCTTCGACAACGAGGTCACGACGGTTCTTGCACCGACCCGGTGGGGGACTATTTCGCGTGAAACGGCAGTGGACGCGGTCGCTGACATCTCCGCTGGCGGGGGCACCGATATGTACAGCGGCCTGCTGGAAGCGAAGGCGTCCCTGCAGGATCTGCCGACAGACGACAACACGGCTCGGCGGGTCCTGCTCCTCTCTGATGGGAAGGACAACTCCCACGACCCGGAAGCGTTCGGGACGCTAGCACACGAAATCGACACCGAGGGCATCAGAATCAAGGCGGCCGGTATCGGGAGCGACTACCGCGAGGAGACGATCCGGACGCTCGGTACCGTTGCCCGCGGCGAATGGACACACCTGGACGCCGCCGGTGACATCGAGTCGTTCTTCGGCGACGCAGTCGAGGAGGCCGGGACCGTCGTCGCTCCCGACGCCCGTCTCGAACTTGACGTGGCTGACGGTGTCGAGGTGAGTGAAGTGTACCGCTCGCTGCCACAGACCCAGTCTGTAGACCCCAACTGGGAGGACAACGCGGCTGTCGTGCCGCTGCCCGACCTGCTAGAGCGGGAGACTCAGCGAGTCGTGCTGAAGATACACGCGCCGGCCAACGACCCGCAAGACGCCGTGTCCGTGGCGGATGTCACGCTGCACGCTGGCGGCGAGACGACGCGGGAATCGATCACCGTCGACTACACCGACGACGAGGCGAAACTGGCCGCGCACAACGAACAGGTCGACGTGGACCACCGACAGACCGTTATCAAGACGGAACTCGGCAAGGGCAACGTCGCCGAGGCACAGACCCAACTGGAGCGGATGACGCGCATCCACGGCGAGGACACCGAGGCCGTCCAGACCGCTGAGCGTGAGACGCGGATCGTGATGGAAGGCGGACGCAAGGAGCAGAACAAGGCGACGAAGATCGTCACTGACGAGGGCATCCAGAAGTGA
- a CDS encoding DUF3179 domain-containing protein, whose product MDLSRRRLLTTVGAGVTLGGAGCAGDDGSTTGSRSVAGSGGGTGTPSTATDRSDGSKPPTADGRLHLDYEIGTLEEKIVSGGVRKDGIPSIDDPTFAETPPEILAPDDPVFGVVRDGEAKAYPQYILVHHEIVNDTVGGNSVAVTYCPLTGTAQGFERGPVEFGVSGRLVNSNLTMYDRGTDSWWPQMLATAITGPLTGESLREFRITWTTWDRWSSTYPETTVLTEDTSFSRRYGTDPYGQYNAKRGYYSSTRTLFEPLQGDSRAHPKTVVIGTRTETGAVAFDKGTLLSQRVLTGNIGDTPYVAVADTDLETGYVYANPESATVEAADDGYTLEGTTHDADSLPLDRSLAFDAMWFAWAGFYPESAYVD is encoded by the coding sequence ATGGACCTTTCCCGCCGACGGCTTCTCACGACGGTTGGTGCCGGTGTGACACTCGGCGGCGCAGGCTGCGCGGGAGATGACGGCTCGACTACTGGATCGCGTTCAGTGGCCGGGTCCGGCGGCGGAACCGGGACGCCATCGACGGCAACCGACCGAAGCGACGGGTCGAAGCCACCGACGGCTGATGGTCGCCTGCATCTAGACTACGAGATCGGGACGCTCGAAGAGAAGATCGTCAGCGGCGGCGTTCGTAAAGACGGTATTCCGTCCATCGACGACCCGACGTTTGCCGAGACGCCTCCAGAGATACTGGCTCCGGACGACCCGGTGTTCGGCGTGGTCCGCGACGGGGAGGCGAAAGCCTATCCGCAGTACATTCTCGTCCACCACGAAATCGTGAACGACACTGTCGGTGGTAATTCCGTCGCTGTGACGTACTGTCCGCTGACGGGCACCGCACAGGGATTCGAGCGCGGTCCAGTGGAGTTCGGCGTCTCAGGGCGGCTTGTGAACTCGAATTTGACGATGTACGACCGGGGCACCGATAGCTGGTGGCCACAGATGCTGGCGACAGCGATTACGGGCCCATTAACTGGCGAGTCGCTGCGGGAGTTCCGGATCACTTGGACGACGTGGGACCGCTGGTCCAGTACCTATCCGGAAACGACCGTTCTGACCGAGGATACCAGCTTCTCGCGGCGTTACGGCACTGATCCATACGGCCAGTACAACGCGAAACGCGGCTACTATTCGAGCACTCGGACGCTGTTTGAGCCGCTGCAGGGTGACAGCCGCGCGCACCCAAAGACCGTCGTCATCGGGACCCGGACGGAGACGGGGGCGGTGGCCTTCGATAAGGGAACACTGCTGAGTCAGCGCGTTCTGACAGGCAACATCGGCGACACGCCGTACGTCGCCGTCGCCGACACCGACCTCGAAACGGGCTACGTGTACGCGAATCCGGAGTCAGCGACGGTCGAAGCGGCGGACGACGGCTACACGCTCGAAGGGACCACACACGATGCCGATTCGCTCCCGCTGGACCGTTCACTGGCCTTCGACGCCATGTGGTTCGCCTGGGCCGGCTTCTATCCGGAGAGTGCGTATGTCGACTGA
- a CDS encoding alpha/beta hydrolase, whose translation MSGPHQGQQLVTAGAALSEASAAAVLVHGRGATARSIVQMGTEFQQDGLALLAPQAARNTWYPNSFLSPVEQNEPGRTSGLQAIEDAVTEAEEAGIPTDCVLVLGFSQGACLASEFVARNPQRYGGLVALSGGLIGETIDESEYEGDIEETPVFLGCSDVDPHIPEERVHVTASVFEQLNGDVEERIYEGMGHGVNEDELAYVSSLAATLVN comes from the coding sequence ATGAGCGGCCCCCATCAGGGCCAGCAACTCGTGACTGCTGGAGCCGCGCTATCGGAGGCGAGCGCGGCGGCGGTGCTGGTCCACGGTCGGGGTGCGACTGCCCGGAGTATCGTCCAGATGGGAACAGAGTTCCAGCAGGACGGGCTGGCTCTGCTCGCCCCCCAGGCCGCGCGGAACACCTGGTACCCTAACTCCTTCCTCTCGCCGGTCGAGCAGAACGAACCCGGGCGGACATCGGGACTGCAGGCTATCGAGGACGCCGTCACGGAGGCCGAGGAAGCCGGGATACCAACCGACTGTGTGCTCGTCCTGGGCTTCTCCCAGGGGGCCTGTCTCGCGAGCGAGTTCGTCGCCCGTAACCCGCAGCGCTACGGCGGGCTCGTGGCTCTCAGTGGTGGCCTCATCGGCGAGACCATCGACGAGAGCGAGTACGAGGGCGACATCGAGGAAACGCCGGTGTTCCTGGGCTGTAGCGACGTCGATCCGCACATTCCCGAAGAGCGCGTTCACGTCACGGCCTCGGTCTTCGAGCAACTGAACGGGGACGTGGAGGAACGCATCTACGAGGGGATGGGCCACGGCGTGAACGAGGACGAACTGGCGTACGTCTCGTCGCTGGCCGCCACCCTCGTCAATTAG
- a CDS encoding VOC family protein, producing MDQATLPSETEIGRVALTVADLPPTVDFYRDVVGLQVLDSDDDRTILGAGGQELLILNRRPDAPARGSAGTGLYHVAFRVPSRAALGDALKRIESEWTLSGASDHGVSEALYLSDPAGNGVEIYRDFPRAPWQETPSGHVEMVTEPLDTQSVAAAATGEQSMPARSDIGHVHLEVSSVETARSFYANALGLRVRAAYDGAVFLAAGDYHHHIGANVWQGRSRPHAGQGLAWFEIRFPDEATLAATRKRLRQSGYAVSETDTGLTVRDGDDIELRLRA from the coding sequence ATGGACCAAGCCACTCTCCCATCAGAAACCGAGATCGGCCGGGTGGCCCTGACCGTTGCTGACTTACCACCGACTGTCGATTTCTACCGTGATGTTGTCGGCCTCCAAGTCCTAGACTCAGACGACGACCGGACGATACTCGGTGCGGGTGGACAGGAACTACTGATCCTGAACCGTCGGCCAGACGCACCAGCGAGAGGTTCTGCCGGGACCGGGCTGTACCACGTCGCGTTTCGCGTTCCGTCGCGAGCGGCGCTGGGTGATGCACTCAAGCGTATCGAATCGGAGTGGACACTTTCCGGCGCATCGGATCACGGTGTCAGCGAGGCGCTATATCTGTCGGACCCGGCCGGTAACGGCGTCGAGATCTATCGGGACTTTCCGCGGGCGCCGTGGCAGGAGACACCGTCGGGTCACGTCGAAATGGTGACAGAGCCCCTCGATACGCAGTCAGTCGCGGCTGCCGCGACCGGTGAACAGTCGATGCCCGCTAGGTCCGATATTGGACACGTACATCTGGAAGTTTCGTCAGTGGAGACGGCCCGGTCGTTCTACGCCAACGCACTCGGATTGCGTGTCAGAGCCGCGTACGACGGCGCGGTGTTTCTGGCGGCCGGTGACTACCACCACCACATCGGAGCCAACGTCTGGCAGGGGCGGTCAAGGCCCCACGCCGGACAGGGTCTGGCGTGGTTCGAGATTCGATTCCCCGACGAAGCAACCCTTGCTGCGACACGTAAGCGCCTCCGTCAGTCCGGCTACGCTGTCTCCGAAACCGATACCGGTCTCACAGTGCGTGACGGTGACGACATCGAACTCCGATTGCGAGCCTGA
- a CDS encoding UPF0058 family protein — translation MKKQELIHLHGLLAQVQNHYEAESGTEVDHDEYEELGVKPTSIHKSKTDHKAAVFAIADGIASEMADETKEPVSAAAD, via the coding sequence ATGAAAAAGCAGGAGCTCATCCACCTTCACGGCCTGCTTGCACAGGTACAGAACCACTACGAAGCCGAATCCGGGACAGAAGTAGACCACGACGAATACGAGGAACTGGGCGTCAAGCCGACATCGATTCACAAGTCGAAAACAGACCACAAGGCCGCTGTCTTTGCGATTGCTGACGGTATTGCCTCCGAGATGGCTGACGAGACCAAAGAGCCAGTTTCTGCCGCCGCGGACTAA
- a CDS encoding DUF555 domain-containing protein — protein sequence MNCRVVVEAAVPVYDVASADEAVRIAISKTGEMLNPDLNYVEINMGDRHCPHCGETLEPAFLAADESLVALELEMTVFNVERDEHAARIARKEIGQRLENIPLDVLEIEEIPEEADETTDDESSSTESTAEADDQSSGQSEDESDDVLPEFEELIDE from the coding sequence ATGAATTGCCGAGTTGTTGTCGAGGCCGCAGTCCCAGTGTACGATGTGGCATCTGCGGACGAGGCAGTTCGCATCGCCATCTCGAAGACGGGGGAAATGCTGAACCCCGACCTCAACTACGTCGAGATCAACATGGGGGACCGGCACTGCCCGCACTGCGGCGAGACACTGGAACCGGCTTTTCTCGCGGCCGATGAGAGTCTCGTCGCACTCGAACTGGAGATGACCGTGTTCAACGTCGAACGGGACGAACACGCCGCTCGAATCGCCCGCAAGGAGATTGGGCAACGACTCGAGAACATCCCGCTTGACGTGCTCGAAATCGAGGAGATTCCGGAGGAGGCCGACGAAACGACGGACGACGAGTCTTCGTCGACAGAGTCGACAGCAGAGGCCGATGACCAGTCGTCGGGCCAGTCCGAGGACGAATCGGACGACGTGTTACCCGAATTCGAGGAATTAATCGACGAGTAA
- a CDS encoding DNA-3-methyladenine glycosylase family protein, with protein MEQGVIDVGSLAGGIDLQATVESGQSYLWNREDGEMYQRDGGTGDDAWYWTTVRRDGSPAVIRVRQRDGVLEWESTIDAEADLKRLLRLEDDLSAIRTTATDDDVVQSAYDRFWGMRLVQDPPFGSLISFICSAQMRVARIHSMQQALRDAFGETVEFDGRTYNAYPTPDALAETTEERLRDLGLGYRAPYVQRTAEMVAGGEADPEEAVGLDYEDARESLTRFVGVGDKVADCVLLFSLDYLEAVPLDTWIRSTIEEYYPECERGNYTDTSRAIRAALGGEYAGYTQTYLFHYLRTGSDEN; from the coding sequence ATGGAACAGGGCGTCATCGACGTCGGGTCGCTGGCCGGCGGTATCGACCTCCAGGCAACTGTCGAGAGCGGGCAGTCCTACCTCTGGAACCGGGAGGACGGCGAAATGTACCAGCGCGACGGGGGAACCGGGGACGACGCGTGGTACTGGACGACAGTCCGTCGAGACGGGTCACCAGCAGTCATCCGCGTCCGGCAGCGGGACGGTGTCCTCGAATGGGAGTCCACGATCGACGCGGAGGCAGACCTCAAGCGACTCCTGCGGCTTGAGGACGATCTCTCCGCGATTCGGACGACGGCAACGGACGACGACGTGGTCCAGTCAGCCTACGATAGGTTCTGGGGGATGCGTCTCGTTCAGGACCCACCGTTTGGCTCCCTCATCTCGTTCATTTGCTCGGCCCAGATGCGCGTGGCCCGGATACACAGTATGCAACAGGCGCTCCGCGACGCGTTCGGCGAGACAGTCGAGTTCGACGGACGGACGTACAACGCCTATCCGACGCCCGACGCACTGGCCGAAACGACCGAAGAACGCCTCCGGGACCTCGGGCTGGGCTATCGAGCGCCGTACGTCCAGCGCACCGCGGAGATGGTCGCAGGCGGCGAGGCCGACCCCGAGGAAGCCGTCGGCCTCGACTACGAGGACGCCAGGGAGTCGCTCACCCGCTTCGTCGGCGTCGGCGACAAGGTCGCGGACTGCGTGTTGCTGTTCTCGCTTGACTACCTCGAAGCGGTCCCGCTAGACACCTGGATCCGGTCGACCATCGAGGAGTACTACCCGGAGTGTGAGCGAGGGAACTACACCGACACGTCCCGGGCCATCCGGGCCGCGCTCGGCGGCGAGTACGCCGGCTACACGCAGACCTACTTGTTCCATTATCTCCGGACGGGCAGCGACGAAAACTGA
- a CDS encoding acylphosphatase, translating into MARTRAHVFVSGRVQGVYYRATTRERAQDQGVDGWVRNLDDGRVEAVFEGPEDDVEAMVEFCHEGSERANVTDVEVEFEEPEGINGFEVRW; encoded by the coding sequence ATGGCTCGCACGCGAGCACATGTATTCGTCTCCGGTCGTGTCCAGGGCGTCTATTACAGAGCGACCACGCGGGAGCGCGCACAGGACCAGGGGGTCGACGGGTGGGTCCGGAACCTCGACGACGGGCGCGTCGAAGCGGTGTTCGAGGGCCCCGAGGACGACGTAGAAGCGATGGTCGAGTTCTGCCACGAGGGGAGCGAACGCGCGAACGTAACCGACGTCGAAGTCGAGTTTGAGGAGCCGGAGGGTATCAACGGCTTCGAGGTCCGCTGGTAA
- a CDS encoding bifunctional ADP-dependent NAD(P)H-hydrate dehydratase/NAD(P)H-hydrate epimerase — translation MLTGSEMGVVDENAAALGVPRKQLMESSGHAVARAVRTLADPGDQVTIVAGRGNNGGDALVTARFLDEYDLRVLLLGRPDAISTTIARENWDALQHAEYPTETVRDSSALDLGTPDVVIDAMLGTGIAGDLREPAATAATAMNESDATVLSVDVPSGLDAETGRLADNAVDADHVVTFHDTKPGLPDLDVPVTVADIGIPDAAELFIERGDLTRLERDPASHKGDNGEVLVVGGGPYTGAPALTAQAALRGGADLVRVACPAVVAREIQSYSENLILRPFDGDHLAPPHVDNLAELAAEHDTLIVGPGLGNADATLEAVGDLLSGFEGTAVVDADALSVVPDIETDADLVCTPHQGELLGMGGETSEDWRERVDLVESFASEVDQTLLVKGPYDIVSDGERTRVGRTGNPGMTVGGTGDVLAGVTGALACVQEPLDAAAIAAYTVGTVGDQVVDDRGYGLVATDLLDEIPSVLWQREAEA, via the coding sequence ATGCTCACCGGCTCCGAAATGGGTGTCGTCGATGAGAACGCCGCGGCGCTCGGCGTCCCGCGCAAACAGCTGATGGAGTCGTCCGGGCACGCCGTCGCACGGGCGGTCCGTACCCTCGCTGACCCCGGCGACCAAGTCACCATCGTCGCTGGTCGAGGGAACAACGGCGGAGACGCGCTCGTCACCGCCCGCTTTCTCGACGAGTACGACCTCCGCGTCCTTTTGTTGGGCCGCCCGGACGCAATCTCGACGACGATTGCCAGGGAGAACTGGGATGCCCTCCAGCACGCCGAGTATCCGACAGAGACGGTCAGGGATTCCTCGGCACTGGACCTCGGGACCCCTGATGTCGTCATCGACGCGATGCTGGGAACGGGTATCGCCGGCGACCTCCGGGAACCGGCGGCAACGGCCGCCACGGCGATGAACGAGAGCGACGCGACCGTCCTCTCTGTGGACGTCCCGTCGGGTCTCGACGCCGAAACGGGGCGGCTGGCCGACAACGCCGTCGACGCCGACCACGTCGTCACGTTTCACGACACCAAACCCGGTCTGCCGGACCTCGACGTCCCGGTCACAGTCGCCGACATCGGCATCCCCGACGCCGCGGAGTTGTTCATCGAGCGCGGTGATCTCACCCGCCTCGAACGGGACCCAGCGAGCCACAAGGGCGACAACGGCGAGGTGCTGGTCGTCGGCGGCGGCCCGTACACCGGTGCGCCGGCGCTCACGGCCCAGGCCGCCCTCAGAGGCGGGGCCGACCTCGTCCGAGTCGCCTGCCCGGCCGTCGTCGCGCGGGAAATCCAGTCCTACAGCGAGAACCTCATCCTCAGACCGTTCGACGGGGACCACCTCGCGCCACCCCACGTCGACAACCTCGCCGAACTGGCGGCAGAGCACGACACGCTGATCGTCGGGCCGGGACTCGGGAACGCCGACGCGACGCTGGAAGCGGTCGGGGACCTGCTGTCAGGATTCGAGGGGACGGCTGTCGTCGACGCCGACGCTCTTTCCGTGGTTCCGGACATCGAAACGGACGCGGACCTCGTCTGTACGCCCCACCAGGGCGAGCTTCTCGGGATGGGCGGCGAGACGTCCGAGGACTGGCGGGAGCGGGTGGACCTCGTGGAGTCCTTCGCATCGGAGGTCGACCAGACACTGCTGGTCAAAGGCCCGTACGACATCGTCTCCGACGGCGAGCGAACCCGCGTCGGCCGGACGGGCAATCCGGGGATGACGGTCGGCGGCACCGGCGACGTGCTCGCGGGCGTGACGGGGGCGCTCGCCTGCGTTCAGGAGCCGCTCGACGCGGCCGCCATCGCCGCCTACACCGTCGGCACGGTCGGCGACCAGGTCGTCGACGACCGCGGCTACGGATTGGTCGCAACGGACCTGCTAGACGAGATACCGAGCGTACTGTGGCAGCGGGAAGCAGAAGCGTAG